The following are encoded in a window of Thermus hydrothermalis genomic DNA:
- a CDS encoding NAD(P)-dependent oxidoreductase: MARLQVAVLGLGEAGSAIAQDLVQAGARVVGYDPIPEKNVPGIHRAQSEREAAYGAQVVLSVNWARVALEVAQKVAPALSPGVVYADLNTASPKLKRALAEALSGTGALFADVALMSPVPGKGLRTPSLASGPGARAYRERLTPLGAVVEVVGEAPGDAATRKLLRSVFFKGMAAAVMEALEAARRLGLEAELKANIAQTLKEADEALVERLVEGSLRHAGRRYEEMLAAAELLEEVGVKPRVARATAEQLRAWMELG; this comes from the coding sequence GTGGCTAGGCTTCAGGTGGCGGTATTGGGGCTTGGGGAAGCGGGTTCGGCCATCGCCCAGGACCTCGTCCAAGCGGGGGCCCGGGTGGTGGGCTACGACCCCATCCCGGAGAAAAACGTGCCCGGTATCCACCGGGCCCAAAGCGAAAGGGAGGCGGCCTATGGGGCCCAGGTGGTCCTTTCCGTGAACTGGGCCCGGGTAGCCCTGGAGGTGGCCCAGAAAGTGGCCCCGGCCCTTAGCCCAGGCGTGGTCTACGCCGACCTGAACACCGCATCCCCCAAACTGAAGCGTGCCCTCGCCGAGGCCCTTTCTGGGACGGGCGCCCTTTTCGCCGACGTGGCCCTCATGAGCCCGGTGCCGGGGAAAGGCCTGAGGACGCCCTCCCTGGCCTCCGGGCCCGGGGCTAGGGCTTACCGGGAGCGCCTGACGCCCCTGGGGGCCGTGGTGGAGGTGGTGGGCGAGGCCCCGGGGGATGCGGCTACAAGGAAGCTTCTGCGGAGCGTCTTCTTCAAGGGGATGGCAGCGGCGGTGATGGAGGCCCTGGAGGCGGCGAGGCGCCTGGGCCTGGAAGCGGAGCTCAAGGCCAACATCGCCCAAACCCTAAAGGAAGCGGACGAAGCCTTGGTGGAGCGTTTGGTGGAGGGGAGCCTGCGCCATGCCGGGAGGCGGTACGAGGAGATGCTGGCAGCGGCGGAGCTTCTAGAGGAGGTGGGCGTTAAACCCCGGGTAGCCCGGGCTACTGCGGAGCAACTCAGGGCGTGGATGGAGTTGGGGTAG
- a CDS encoding PIG-L deacetylase family protein: MKRLLVVSAHAADFVWRAGGAIALTVAQGGKALVVALSYGERGESGELWKEPGQTLERVKAIRQEEASRAAAILGAEFLPLDLGDYPLRVDEKALERLLGILVDFAPDVLMTHTPKDPFNPDHPVAYEATELARQLASGAGVASAFKTIRPPEFLLFEPHQPELCGFVPNLFLDITSVWEKKLKAMEVFASQAYLRRYYAERAEHRANHARRISGLKDIEKAEAFQRVLPQVVRSL, translated from the coding sequence GTGAAGCGCCTACTGGTGGTGAGCGCCCACGCGGCGGACTTCGTGTGGCGGGCCGGTGGGGCCATCGCCCTCACCGTGGCCCAAGGGGGTAAGGCCCTGGTGGTGGCCCTGAGCTACGGGGAGCGGGGGGAGTCGGGGGAGCTTTGGAAGGAGCCGGGACAGACCCTGGAGCGGGTGAAGGCCATCCGCCAGGAGGAGGCGAGCCGGGCGGCGGCCATTCTGGGGGCCGAGTTTTTGCCCTTGGACCTCGGGGACTACCCCTTACGGGTGGACGAGAAGGCCCTGGAGCGCCTCTTGGGGATCCTGGTGGACTTCGCCCCGGACGTGCTCATGACGCACACCCCCAAAGATCCCTTCAACCCCGACCACCCGGTGGCCTACGAGGCCACGGAACTCGCGCGGCAATTGGCCTCGGGGGCGGGGGTAGCGAGCGCCTTCAAGACCATCCGTCCTCCCGAGTTCCTCCTTTTTGAGCCCCACCAGCCCGAGCTCTGCGGCTTCGTGCCCAACCTCTTCCTGGACATCACCTCGGTGTGGGAGAAGAAGCTTAAGGCCATGGAGGTCTTTGCCTCCCAGGCCTACCTGCGGCGCTACTACGCCGAGCGGGCGGAGCACCGGGCCAACCACGCCCGGCGCATCTCGGGCCTGAAGGATATAGAGAAGGCGGAAGCCTTCCAGCGGGTTTTGCCGCAGGTGGTGCGAAGCCTTTAG
- a CDS encoding 4-carboxy-4-hydroxy-2-oxoadipate aldolase/oxaloacetate decarboxylase: MLAPEEVKELAELGSATVYEASGREGLVPLTFLRLPPGAKAAGPAFPVLCAPGDNLGAHAAMAALKPGEVLVLAQAEAEPVALVGELLATQAKAQGAAALLVDGAVRDADELAALGLPVWARWVSPKGAKREALLGLGVPVLLGGVEVRLGDYLVLDGDGVVVVRRERAQEVLQKARERAEREARLRERFARGELSLDLYGLRERVARHLEEAARLREGNRG; encoded by the coding sequence ATGCTTGCGCCCGAAGAGGTGAAGGAGCTTGCCGAGCTGGGTAGCGCCACGGTCTACGAGGCTTCAGGGCGGGAGGGGCTGGTTCCTCTTACCTTCCTGCGCCTTCCCCCGGGAGCCAAGGCGGCGGGCCCCGCCTTTCCCGTGCTCTGCGCCCCGGGGGACAACCTGGGGGCTCATGCCGCCATGGCCGCCCTAAAGCCAGGGGAGGTCCTGGTCCTGGCCCAAGCGGAGGCCGAGCCCGTGGCCCTGGTGGGGGAGCTCCTGGCCACCCAGGCCAAGGCCCAAGGGGCGGCGGCCCTCCTGGTGGACGGGGCGGTGCGGGATGCCGATGAGCTTGCGGCCTTGGGCCTTCCGGTTTGGGCCCGGTGGGTGAGCCCCAAGGGGGCGAAGCGGGAAGCCCTTTTGGGCCTCGGGGTTCCTGTCCTCCTGGGGGGCGTGGAGGTGCGGCTTGGGGACTACCTGGTCCTGGACGGGGACGGGGTGGTGGTGGTGCGCCGGGAGCGGGCCCAAGAAGTATTGCAAAAGGCCCGCGAACGGGCGGAGCGGGAGGCGCGCTTGCGGGAGCGGTTTGCCCGGGGAGAGCTCTCCTTGGACCTCTACGGCCTAAGGGAACGGGTGGCAAGGCACCTGGAGGAAGCGGCGCGGCTCCGGGAGGGGAACCGTGGCTAG
- a CDS encoding TetR/AcrR family transcriptional regulator — protein MVTTTKDRILQEAAKLFTEKGYEATSVQDVAQALGLSKAALYHHFRSKEEILLAISLQALEGLVRAGEEASAHPDPEEALLRFMEAHARFFEENYPFFVTMLQGIKSLSPENRALTNRLRDRHEANLRAILQRGIAAGVFRPVDVALAGRAVLSLLNWMIRWFRPGGPMRAVEVAQAYHDLILRGLKDGDTRAQGA, from the coding sequence ATGGTGACCACCACGAAAGACCGCATCCTCCAGGAGGCCGCCAAGCTCTTCACGGAGAAGGGCTACGAGGCCACGAGCGTCCAGGACGTGGCCCAAGCCCTAGGGCTTTCCAAGGCGGCCCTCTACCACCACTTCCGGAGCAAGGAGGAGATCCTCTTGGCGATAAGCCTCCAGGCCCTCGAGGGCCTGGTGCGGGCGGGGGAGGAGGCCTCGGCCCACCCGGACCCGGAAGAGGCCCTCCTCCGCTTTATGGAGGCCCACGCCCGCTTCTTTGAGGAGAACTACCCCTTCTTCGTCACCATGCTCCAGGGCATAAAAAGCCTCTCCCCGGAAAACCGGGCCCTCACCAACCGGCTTAGGGACCGGCACGAGGCGAACCTCAGGGCCATCCTCCAGCGGGGGATAGCGGCGGGGGTCTTCCGGCCGGTGGACGTGGCCCTGGCGGGCCGGGCGGTGCTTTCCCTCCTCAACTGGATGATCCGCTGGTTCCGCCCTGGAGGGCCCATGCGGGCGGTGGAGGTGGCCCAGGCCTACCACGACCTGATCCTGAGGGGGTTGAAGGATGGAGATACCCGAGCACAAGGAGCTTAG
- a CDS encoding long-chain fatty acid--CoA ligase: MFPSTMMDEELNLWDFLERAAALFGKKEVVSRLHTGEVHRTTYAEVYRRAKRLMGGLRALGVGEGDRVATLGFNHFRHLEAYFAVPGMGAVLHTANPRLSPKEIAYILNHAEDKVLLFDPNLLPLVEALRPELRTVEHFVVMDEKAPEGYLAYEAVLGEEAEPHRVPERAACGMAYTTGTTGLPKGVVYSHRALVLHSLAASLFDGTALSEKDVVLPVVPMFHVNAWCLPYAATLVGAKQVLPGPRLDPASLVELFDGEGVTFTAGVPTVWLALADHLETTGHRLKTLRRLVVGGSAAPRSLIARFERMGIEVRQGYGLTETSPVVVQNFIKSHLEGLPEEEKLTLKAKTGLPIPLVRLRVADEEGRPVPQDGKHMGEIQLKGPWITRGYYQNEEASQRALTPDGWFRTGDMAVWDEEGYVEIKDRLKDLIKSGGEWISSVDLENALMGHPKVKEAAVVAIPHPKWQERPLAVVVPRGEAPSPEELNAHLLQAGFAKWQLPDAYVFVEEIPRTSAGKFLKRALRERYKGYYGGA; this comes from the coding sequence ATGTTCCCGAGCACCATGATGGACGAGGAGCTCAACCTTTGGGACTTCCTGGAAAGGGCGGCGGCGCTTTTTGGGAAAAAGGAGGTGGTTTCCCGCCTCCACACCGGGGAGGTCCACCGCACCACCTACGCCGAGGTCTACCGGCGGGCGAAGCGGCTCATGGGGGGGCTTAGGGCGCTTGGGGTAGGGGAGGGGGACCGGGTGGCCACCTTGGGCTTCAACCACTTCCGCCACCTCGAGGCCTACTTCGCCGTGCCCGGCATGGGGGCCGTGCTCCACACCGCCAACCCCCGCCTAAGCCCCAAGGAGATCGCCTACATCCTGAACCACGCCGAGGACAAGGTCCTCCTCTTTGACCCGAACCTCCTCCCCTTGGTGGAGGCCCTGCGCCCGGAGCTCAGGACCGTGGAGCACTTCGTGGTCATGGACGAGAAGGCCCCCGAGGGGTACCTGGCCTACGAGGCGGTCCTGGGCGAGGAGGCGGAGCCCCACCGGGTGCCCGAAAGGGCCGCCTGCGGCATGGCCTACACCACGGGGACCACGGGGTTGCCCAAGGGGGTGGTGTATAGCCACCGGGCCCTGGTCCTCCACTCCTTGGCGGCAAGCCTCTTTGACGGCACGGCCCTATCGGAAAAGGACGTGGTCCTCCCCGTGGTGCCCATGTTCCACGTGAACGCCTGGTGCCTCCCTTACGCCGCCACCCTGGTGGGGGCCAAGCAGGTCCTGCCCGGGCCCAGGCTAGACCCCGCCTCCCTGGTGGAGCTCTTTGACGGGGAAGGGGTCACCTTCACCGCCGGGGTGCCCACGGTCTGGCTCGCCCTGGCGGACCACCTGGAGACTACCGGCCACCGCCTGAAGACCCTAAGGCGCCTGGTGGTGGGGGGAAGCGCCGCCCCCAGGAGCCTCATCGCCCGCTTTGAGCGGATGGGGATAGAGGTGCGCCAGGGCTACGGCCTCACGGAAACCTCCCCGGTGGTGGTGCAGAACTTCATCAAGAGCCACCTGGAAGGCCTCCCCGAGGAGGAGAAGCTCACCCTCAAGGCCAAGACCGGCCTTCCCATCCCCCTGGTGCGCCTCCGGGTGGCGGACGAGGAGGGCCGCCCCGTGCCGCAGGACGGGAAGCACATGGGGGAGATCCAGCTCAAGGGCCCCTGGATCACCCGGGGCTACTACCAAAACGAGGAGGCGAGCCAGAGGGCCCTCACCCCGGACGGGTGGTTCCGCACGGGGGACATGGCCGTGTGGGACGAGGAGGGCTACGTGGAGATCAAGGACCGGCTCAAGGACCTCATCAAGTCGGGTGGGGAGTGGATCTCCAGCGTGGACCTGGAAAACGCCCTCATGGGCCACCCCAAGGTGAAGGAGGCGGCGGTGGTGGCCATTCCCCATCCCAAATGGCAGGAAAGGCCCCTGGCGGTGGTGGTGCCGCGGGGGGAGGCCCCAAGCCCGGAGGAGCTCAACGCCCACCTCCTCCAGGCGGGCTTTGCCAAGTGGCAACTCCCCGACGCCTACGTCTTCGTGGAGGAGATCCCGCGCACGAGCGCCGGGAAGTTCCTGAAGCGGGCGCTTAGGGAACGGTACAAGGGCTACTACGGGGGTGCCTGA
- a CDS encoding acyl-CoA dehydrogenase family protein, translated as MEIPEHKELRALARRFLEEAAPALKEYEEKEAFPWPLVRRMGELGFLGVFVPEELGGAGLDFFAYLALLEEMGGYASLRSILSVQQSLVLTPLLTYGTKDQKERYVPLLARGEVLGAFGLTEPEAGSDAASLRTRAYRDGDHYVLEGQKTFISHGNVAEVFLIFAKTDPERGAKGITCFLVERQDGVRTSPLKGKLGLRAADTGVVFLDGVRVPKERILGQEGEGFKIALSTLDTGRISLAAGAVGLMRRALELSLSYVKERRQFGRPIASFQLVQEHLAEMKLDLEASRLLAYQAAWKKVKGEPYTLEASLAKLYASEAANRVAYRAIQVHGGYGFFEEYEVARLYRDARILTLYEGTSEVQKLIIGAHLTGIKAFDVRG; from the coding sequence ATGGAGATACCCGAGCACAAGGAGCTTAGGGCCTTGGCCCGCCGCTTCCTGGAGGAGGCGGCCCCGGCGTTGAAGGAGTACGAGGAGAAGGAGGCCTTCCCCTGGCCCCTGGTGCGGCGCATGGGGGAGCTGGGCTTCCTGGGGGTTTTCGTCCCCGAGGAGCTGGGCGGGGCAGGGCTGGACTTCTTCGCCTACCTCGCCCTTTTGGAGGAGATGGGAGGCTACGCCTCCTTGCGCTCCATCCTCTCCGTGCAGCAAAGCCTGGTCTTGACCCCGCTCCTTACCTACGGGACGAAGGACCAAAAGGAGCGGTACGTGCCCCTCCTCGCCCGGGGAGAGGTCCTCGGGGCCTTTGGCCTCACCGAGCCCGAGGCCGGCTCCGACGCCGCAAGCCTCCGCACCCGGGCCTACCGGGACGGCGACCACTACGTTTTGGAGGGCCAGAAGACCTTCATCTCCCACGGCAACGTGGCGGAGGTCTTCCTCATCTTCGCCAAGACGGACCCCGAGAGGGGGGCGAAGGGCATCACCTGCTTCCTGGTGGAGCGGCAGGACGGGGTGCGCACGAGCCCCCTTAAGGGAAAGCTCGGCCTTAGGGCGGCGGACACGGGGGTGGTCTTCCTGGACGGGGTCCGGGTGCCCAAGGAGCGGATCTTGGGCCAGGAAGGCGAGGGCTTTAAGATAGCCCTTTCCACCCTGGACACGGGCCGCATCTCCTTAGCGGCGGGGGCGGTGGGGCTCATGCGGCGGGCGCTGGAGCTTTCCCTGAGCTACGTGAAGGAGAGGCGGCAGTTCGGCCGGCCCATCGCCAGCTTCCAACTGGTCCAGGAGCACCTGGCGGAGATGAAGCTGGACCTGGAGGCCTCGAGGCTCCTCGCCTACCAGGCGGCCTGGAAAAAAGTCAAGGGGGAGCCCTACACCCTGGAGGCGAGCCTCGCCAAGCTCTACGCCTCTGAGGCCGCCAACCGGGTGGCCTACCGGGCCATCCAGGTGCACGGCGGCTACGGCTTCTTTGAGGAGTACGAGGTGGCGCGGCTCTACCGGGACGCCCGCATCCTGACCCTTTACGAGGGGACGAGCGAGGTGCAAAAGCTCATCATCGGGGCGCACCTCACGGGAATAAAGGCTTTTGATGTGCGGGGGTGA
- a CDS encoding MaoC/PaaZ C-terminal domain-containing protein encodes MPMYFEDFEVGQRFSTPARTVTEADVVNFAGVSGDYNPIHTDAEFAKETPFGQRIAHGLLVLSMLTGLRQRAGHFEGTIIAWLEIRNYRFLKPVFIGDTVRGESEILEKRETSKPDRGILVQRVRVYNQRNEVVQEGEFVTMVRRRPA; translated from the coding sequence ATGCCCATGTACTTTGAGGACTTTGAGGTCGGCCAAAGGTTTTCCACCCCAGCCCGCACGGTGACGGAGGCGGACGTGGTGAACTTTGCCGGGGTTTCCGGCGACTATAATCCCATCCACACCGACGCGGAGTTCGCCAAGGAAACCCCCTTTGGCCAGCGCATCGCCCACGGGCTTCTGGTGCTTTCCATGCTCACGGGGCTTCGCCAGCGGGCGGGCCACTTTGAGGGGACCATCATCGCCTGGCTGGAGATCCGGAACTACCGCTTCCTGAAGCCCGTCTTCATCGGGGACACGGTGCGGGGGGAAAGCGAAATCCTGGAGAAGCGGGAAACCTCCAAGCCCGACCGGGGCATCCTGGTGCAACGGGTGCGGGTCTACAACCAGCGGAACGAGGTGGTGCAGGAGGGCGAGTTCGTGACCATGGTGCGGCGGAGGCCCGCTTGA
- a CDS encoding PaaI family thioesterase, giving the protein MSPFARFFQAEVLRKEAGEAELRLRVREEFLQGQGLVHGGILAALLDSALGQAVESLGVKVVTAELSVSYLRPVREGVLVARGWVIHPGRHLLHAAGEVLLEGKRVAFAKGVFYRVG; this is encoded by the coding sequence TTGAGCCCCTTTGCCCGCTTTTTCCAGGCGGAGGTCCTGCGGAAGGAAGCGGGCGAGGCGGAGCTTCGCCTACGGGTGCGGGAAGAGTTCTTGCAGGGCCAAGGCTTGGTTCACGGCGGCATCCTCGCCGCCCTTTTGGATAGCGCCCTAGGCCAGGCGGTGGAAAGCCTGGGGGTTAAGGTGGTCACGGCGGAGCTTTCCGTAAGCTACCTCCGCCCCGTGCGGGAAGGGGTGCTCGTCGCCCGGGGGTGGGTAATCCACCCCGGCCGGCACCTTCTCCACGCCGCCGGGGAGGTGCTTTTGGAGGGGAAGCGGGTGGCCTTCGCCAAGGGGGTCTTCTACCGGGTGGGCTAG
- a CDS encoding serine hydrolase domain-containing protein produces MRLWRLVFLSVALLGLALAQVREGVDLGVLQAFKARLEAEVAQGRLPGAVVLVARHGQVVFHEAVGYLDPKARTPMAKEAIFRIYSMTKPLTSVLALQLVEEGRLFLTDPIALYLPEFREVRVGVERVGPDGKPVLELVPAQRPITLYDLLRHTSGITYGIFFDSLVKQEYRKVNADALDQTREEFLAKLSRLPLQVQPGTLWEYGNSTDLLGHLLERVTGQSLGALMEERIFRPLGMADTGFQVPREKWGRIAEPFGEDPFTRTPTPPPLNVRDAPRRYSGGAGAVATAQDYYRFLQALLNGGELEGRRILSRKGVELLTQDHLGPLYLRSLERGAPYLPGFGYGFGLGVAVRLEDGGSPLPGSKGDYFWAGLFGTYFFVDPRERLIGVFMMQNPGGRTYYAGLFRNAVYASLR; encoded by the coding sequence ATGCGGCTGTGGCGGTTGGTTTTCTTAAGCGTAGCCCTCCTGGGCCTCGCCTTGGCCCAGGTACGGGAAGGGGTGGACCTCGGGGTTCTCCAGGCCTTCAAGGCCCGCCTCGAGGCGGAGGTGGCCCAGGGTCGGCTTCCCGGCGCGGTGGTGCTGGTGGCGCGCCACGGCCAGGTGGTCTTCCACGAAGCGGTGGGTTACCTGGACCCCAAGGCCCGGACCCCCATGGCCAAGGAGGCCATCTTCCGCATCTACTCCATGACCAAGCCCCTGACCTCGGTCCTCGCCCTTCAGCTCGTGGAGGAGGGGCGCCTTTTCCTTACGGATCCCATCGCCCTTTACCTCCCCGAGTTCCGGGAGGTGCGGGTGGGGGTGGAGCGGGTGGGCCCGGATGGCAAGCCTGTCCTGGAGCTCGTGCCGGCCCAAAGGCCCATCACCCTGTACGATCTCCTGCGCCATACCTCGGGCATCACCTACGGCATCTTCTTTGACTCCTTGGTGAAGCAGGAGTACCGCAAGGTGAACGCGGATGCCCTAGACCAGACGCGGGAGGAGTTTCTGGCCAAGCTGTCCCGCCTCCCCCTCCAGGTCCAGCCCGGCACCCTTTGGGAGTACGGCAACTCCACGGACCTCCTTGGCCACCTCCTGGAGCGGGTCACGGGCCAAAGCCTCGGCGCGCTCATGGAGGAGCGCATCTTCCGGCCCTTGGGCATGGCGGATACCGGCTTCCAGGTGCCCCGGGAGAAGTGGGGCCGGATCGCCGAACCCTTTGGAGAGGATCCCTTCACGAGAACCCCCACCCCGCCTCCCCTCAACGTGCGGGACGCCCCCAGGCGTTACTCGGGAGGAGCAGGCGCGGTGGCCACCGCCCAGGACTACTACCGCTTCCTGCAGGCTCTCCTAAACGGTGGGGAGCTGGAAGGGCGCCGTATCCTCTCCCGCAAGGGGGTGGAGCTCCTCACCCAGGACCACCTGGGTCCCCTCTACCTCCGCTCCCTGGAGCGGGGGGCTCCTTACCTTCCGGGCTTCGGGTACGGCTTCGGCCTTGGGGTGGCGGTGCGCCTCGAGGACGGGGGAAGCCCCCTGCCCGGCTCCAAGGGGGACTACTTCTGGGCGGGGCTTTTCGGCACCTACTTCTTCGTGGACCCGAGGGAACGCCTCATCGGCGTTTTCATGATGCAAAACCCCGGAGGCCGCACCTACTACGCTGGGCTTTTCCGAAACGCCGTCTACGCCAGCCTGCGCTGA
- a CDS encoding SDR family oxidoreductase yields the protein MFLEKFRLDGKAALVTGGSRGLGLEAALALKEAGAKVAVMARRASFFEEARKHLGEDALYLEGDVRDEARLEAICDQVEGELGPLTILVNAAGISWGAPSLEMPVEKVREVLEVNLVGAFLASRAAAKRMKERGYGKIVHIASVAGLKGEYPEVLDAVGYSASKGGLVALTRDLAVKWGRWGIRVNALAPGFFPTRMTEKVLPRAEPLLKATLPLGRAGKPGELGGAVLFLASPASDYITGVVLPVDGGATAL from the coding sequence ATGTTCCTGGAGAAGTTCCGACTGGATGGCAAGGCGGCTTTGGTCACGGGGGGTTCTAGGGGGCTTGGCCTCGAGGCGGCCCTGGCCCTTAAGGAAGCGGGGGCTAAGGTGGCGGTGATGGCCCGGCGGGCGAGCTTTTTTGAGGAGGCCCGCAAGCATCTCGGGGAGGACGCCCTCTACCTGGAGGGGGACGTGCGGGACGAGGCCCGCCTAGAGGCGATCTGCGACCAGGTGGAAGGGGAGCTTGGCCCCCTCACCATCCTGGTGAACGCCGCCGGTATCAGCTGGGGGGCGCCTTCCCTGGAGATGCCCGTGGAGAAGGTGCGGGAGGTCCTGGAGGTGAACCTGGTGGGGGCCTTTCTGGCGAGCCGGGCCGCCGCCAAGCGCATGAAGGAGAGGGGCTACGGCAAGATCGTCCACATCGCCTCCGTGGCCGGGCTTAAGGGGGAGTACCCCGAGGTCTTGGACGCCGTGGGCTACTCCGCCTCCAAGGGAGGGCTTGTGGCCCTCACCCGGGACCTGGCGGTGAAGTGGGGGCGGTGGGGCATCCGGGTGAACGCCCTGGCCCCCGGGTTTTTCCCCACGCGCATGACGGAAAAGGTCTTGCCCCGGGCCGAGCCCCTTCTCAAGGCCACCTTGCCCCTGGGCCGGGCGGGAAAGCCCGGGGAGCTTGGGGGGGCGGTGCTCTTCCTGGCCAGCCCAGCCTCGGACTACATCACGGGGGTGGTCCTGCCCGTGGACGGCGGGGCCACGGCCCTTTAG
- a CDS encoding tyrosine-type recombinase/integrase, with amino-acid sequence MYNTPVDPSAPAHVLWKTLGIKSPDNALIPLIPYAEYLLLERGYSPRGVRRYLQDLAFWFRFLEAQDLPPGPEAVRALLLAERWSPRRVQGFLAALRSYYRYLAQVRGEAAEDPTEGIGRPKAGRRLPLHPNPEELKRFLEAFSEEKEAKLLTALVRFLYGTGLRISEALSLKGRNVVLEKGLPAAVRVVGKGNKERLVPLSKTAREALLELGLPQGNVPIFTFTQGRRRGRTPSARWVEAKFREAALRAGLDPRRFTPHKLRHAYATLLVEVGVELDAVKDLLGHESIATTQIYLHASRERLKEAAQKLPEL; translated from the coding sequence ATGTATAATACCCCCGTGGACCCCAGCGCGCCTGCCCACGTTCTTTGGAAAACCCTCGGCATTAAAAGCCCCGATAATGCCCTTATCCCCCTCATCCCCTATGCGGAGTACCTCCTCCTGGAAAGGGGCTACTCCCCCCGGGGGGTCCGCCGGTACCTCCAGGACCTCGCCTTCTGGTTCCGCTTCCTCGAGGCCCAAGACCTTCCCCCAGGCCCCGAGGCGGTGCGGGCCCTTTTGCTCGCCGAGCGCTGGTCCCCGAGGCGGGTCCAGGGGTTCCTCGCCGCCCTAAGGAGCTACTACCGGTACCTGGCCCAGGTGCGGGGCGAGGCGGCGGAAGACCCCACGGAGGGCATCGGCCGGCCCAAAGCGGGCCGCAGGCTTCCCCTGCACCCGAACCCCGAGGAGCTCAAGCGCTTCCTCGAGGCCTTCTCCGAGGAAAAGGAAGCGAAGCTCCTCACCGCTTTGGTCCGCTTCCTCTACGGCACGGGCCTGCGCATCTCCGAGGCGCTTTCCCTTAAGGGGCGGAACGTCGTCCTGGAAAAGGGCCTGCCCGCGGCGGTGCGGGTGGTGGGCAAGGGCAACAAGGAAAGGCTCGTGCCCCTTTCCAAGACGGCCCGGGAAGCCCTCCTGGAGCTGGGCCTTCCCCAAGGGAATGTTCCTATTTTCACGTTCACCCAAGGCCGCAGGCGGGGCCGCACCCCTTCCGCCCGCTGGGTGGAGGCCAAGTTCCGGGAAGCCGCCCTTAGGGCGGGCCTGGACCCCCGGCGCTTCACCCCCCACAAGCTCCGGCACGCCTACGCCACCTTGCTGGTGGAGGTGGGGGTGGAGCTGGACGCCGTGAAGGACCTCCTGGGCCACGAGTCCATCGCCACCACCCAGATCTACCTCCACGCCTCCCGCGAGAGGCTCAAGGAGGCGGCCCAGAAGCTCCCCGAGCTCTAA
- a CDS encoding SDR family NAD(P)-dependent oxidoreductase, with product MGRLSGKTIHVTGAAHGIGRAALDLFAREGARLLAVDVEEGALAEAVAPLEAEAVAVVADVSTPEGVEEAFREALEEFGVLHGVAHFAGIADSALSWKLPLGEWERVLRVNLTGSFLVARKAGEVMEGGSLVLTSSVAALGALGLAHYAASKMAVVGLARTLALELARKGIRVNVLLPGLIATRMTAGLPEWAWRREVEATPLGRAGHPEEVARAALFLLSEEASYLTGQAIYVDGGRSIVGPGAYAPLAQRR from the coding sequence ATGGGAAGGCTTTCAGGAAAGACCATCCACGTGACCGGAGCTGCCCACGGCATCGGTCGAGCGGCCCTTGACCTATTTGCCCGGGAGGGAGCAAGGCTCCTGGCAGTGGACGTGGAGGAGGGAGCCCTGGCAGAGGCCGTGGCCCCCCTGGAAGCAGAGGCGGTGGCCGTGGTGGCGGACGTGAGTACCCCGGAAGGCGTGGAGGAGGCCTTCCGGGAGGCCTTGGAGGAATTTGGGGTGCTCCACGGGGTGGCGCACTTTGCGGGGATAGCCGATAGCGCCCTCTCCTGGAAGCTCCCCCTAGGGGAGTGGGAGCGGGTGCTCCGGGTGAACCTTACGGGGAGCTTCCTGGTAGCCCGGAAGGCAGGGGAGGTCATGGAAGGGGGAAGCCTTGTCCTCACAAGCTCCGTGGCCGCTTTGGGTGCCTTGGGCCTTGCCCACTACGCTGCCAGCAAGATGGCCGTGGTGGGCCTTGCCCGCACCTTGGCCTTGGAGCTTGCCCGGAAGGGGATCCGGGTGAACGTCCTGCTCCCCGGGCTCATCGCCACCCGGATGACCGCGGGGCTTCCCGAGTGGGCCTGGCGGAGGGAGGTGGAGGCCACTCCCCTTGGGCGGGCGGGCCATCCCGAGGAGGTGGCCCGCGCAGCCCTCTTTCTCCTCTCCGAGGAGGCGAGCTACCTTACCGGCCAGGCGATTTACGTGGACGGAGGCCGCTCCATCGTGGGCCCCGGGGCTTACGCCCCGTTGGCGCAAAGGAGGTGA